The uncultured Roseibium sp. DNA segment TATTCCAGACCGATACCGGGCGATGCGGTCCTTGACTATCTGGCAAGCTTGGACGGCGCATCGGAAGAGCCGCTTTTGAACCGGGCTTGATTGCGGGCAAAGTCAAATGCTTTTCAAGCATCGTCCGGGCTAGTCGAAATTCCAGGGGAATTCGGCCCTGTACTGCTTCTCCAAAGCGGCAATCAGGCTTGGTCGCAGGTCTCCTGTCTTGATACCTCGGGGTTCGTAGACGTTGCGATCGAGAAAAAAGTCGGTGAGCCGGAACCCCTCAACCAGATCCTGATAAGTGATCTCGCTGCCCGGCTGGCGCTGGCCTTCGACGAGAAACGGGGGCAGGGGAAGCAGCTTGTCGCGGTAGGGTTCTCCCGCTTCCCGGCTGACGGCGCGGGCCGATCTCGGTGACACCCACGCCAGATCGTCCCGGGTTCCTGTTGCCGCGCATCTGGTCAGGTCCAGACCGAAGCCGAGTTCGTTCAACAGTTCCAGCTCGAAGCGGATGATCAGCGGGCCGGCGACATCGAACCGGTCCAGATGATCGAGCACCACCTTGAAGGCCTCGTAGAGCCGCGCATGGGGATCGCGCTCCGGAAGGAGACGGATAAGGCCCGCCAGATGCTGGACGCCGTGAAGACCGACGGAAGAGCTCATCAATTCGGCGGCACGCGAGCGGATCGGGTCCACGGTAAACACACCCAGATGCTCCGCCAGCCGTGCGCGCCAGGTGACCTGAACCTCGTTGCCGGGCTGGAGCGTTGGTTGCCTGCGGCGGGAACGTCCGCCGCGCACCAGTCCCAGATGCCGGCCGCGCTCCGCCGTCATCACCTCAAGGATGACGTCCACCTCGCCGTGCTTGCGGGCGCCCAGAATGATTGCTTCGCCGGTCCATTCCATGACGCAAGTTTATACGATTCCGGGAAGGGCAAGTGGTGAAGTTCTTTGTCTGGGTGAGCTGTGCCGCAGCCTTGTCGATCTCTTCGTTGTCATCTCCGCGGAAGCGGGGACGCAGTCACCAGCGAGGGGGATTGTTTTGACCGACAGGACACGGGGTCCCGCGTCTCACTTCCGTTTGCCCAGGGCGAGAAGCGAGGAGAATGTCCGCGCTTCAAATCTCACGAGGGACCGTACTCTACCTTGGGAACTCCAGCCCCATCTCCCGGTAGCGTTCCGGGTCGTCGGCCCAGTTCTCGCGGACCTTCACGAACAGGAACAGATGCACCGGGGCGTCGATGATCTCGGCAAGTTCCTCGCGGGAGGCTTTGGATATGGCCTTGATGGCCTGTCCCTTCTTGCCGAGCACGATGCTCTTCTGGCTGTCGCGCTCCACGTAGATGGTCTGCTCGATCCGGACGGAGCCATCCTTGCGCTCCTGCCACTGCTCGGTTTCCACCGTGGAGATGTAGGGCAGTTCCTGATGCAGGCGCTCGAACAGCTTTTCCCGGGTGATTTCGGCCGCCAGAATGCGCAAAGGCAGATCGGACGGCTGGTCTTCCGGATATAGCCACGGACCTTCTGGAACCTGTGTGGCGAAGTAATCGAGGATCGTATTGACGCCGTCGCCGTTCAGCGCGGACACCATGAAAGTCTCGTCGAACGGCATGATCTCGTTGGCCGTCTTCGCCAGTTCCAGAAGCTTGTCGCGCTTGGTGACGTCGATCTTGTTCAGGATCAGCACCTTCGGCGTCTTGATATCGGCAAGCCTTTCCATGATCGCTTCGGCTTCCTCGTCGATCCCTTTTCGGGCGTCGATCAGGAGGGCGATCACATCCGCGTCCCGGGCGCCGCCCCAGGCGGTGTCGACCATGGCGCGGTCGAGGCGTCGCTTGGGCTGGAAGATGCCGGGCGTATCCACGAAGACGAGCTGGGCCTTGTCGTGCATGGCGATGCCGCGCACGATCGCGCGCGTCGTCTGCACCTTGTGGGTCACGATGGAGACCTTGGTGCCGACAAGCTGGTTGATGAGGGTGGACTTGCCGGCGTTCGGCGCGCCGATCAGGGCAATGAAG contains these protein-coding regions:
- the recO gene encoding DNA repair protein RecO, coding for MEWTGEAIILGARKHGEVDVILEVMTAERGRHLGLVRGGRSRRRQPTLQPGNEVQVTWRARLAEHLGVFTVDPIRSRAAELMSSSVGLHGVQHLAGLIRLLPERDPHARLYEAFKVVLDHLDRFDVAGPLIIRFELELLNELGFGLDLTRCAATGTRDDLAWVSPRSARAVSREAGEPYRDKLLPLPPFLVEGQRQPGSEITYQDLVEGFRLTDFFLDRNVYEPRGIKTGDLRPSLIAALEKQYRAEFPWNFD
- the era gene encoding GTPase Era; protein product: MPLPEAAAPMPADTRAGFIALIGAPNAGKSTLINQLVGTKVSIVTHKVQTTRAIVRGIAMHDKAQLVFVDTPGIFQPKRRLDRAMVDTAWGGARDADVIALLIDARKGIDEEAEAIMERLADIKTPKVLILNKIDVTKRDKLLELAKTANEIMPFDETFMVSALNGDGVNTILDYFATQVPEGPWLYPEDQPSDLPLRILAAEITREKLFERLHQELPYISTVETEQWQERKDGSVRIEQTIYVERDSQKSIVLGKKGQAIKAISKASREELAEIIDAPVHLFLFVKVRENWADDPERYREMGLEFPR